Genomic DNA from Carcharodon carcharias isolate sCarCar2 chromosome 37, sCarCar2.pri, whole genome shotgun sequence:
actgtgtctcctggttctagtctATCCCACAAGTGGGGACAACTTCCTGATATCTACCCTATCCAGTCCCCGCGTGCTTATTTTACACTCAAGTCCTGGATTGGGACTCGAACCAGGAACCGTCTGACTCTGAGGCACGTGTGCCAGCAACTGAGCTACGGCTGACATGCTCCCGttgctgtttgcgggatcttgctgtgcgtgaGCAGGCTGCAGGGTTTcctgcatcacaacagtgacATTTCAAAAGCGCTGTAAGTGTTTTGGtgtcgtgaaaggtgctacagaagtGCAGACCTTTTTCTTTCCCTTCTCTGCTGCGGCACAGCAGAAGTGACATCAAggctctccccccacctcatgGGAATGTTACCTCGCTGCTTGGTGCCGCTTGGGTTAAGGCTTTTATCTACCTGCAGGAGGCTGCTGCTGACTCGCCCAGTGCAATTCAACAATTcaagctcccccccccacccgcccttgGCTAGCCTGCACAGATGAAGATTGGGGAAGTTCCCAAGACATGTTGCACATGAGACTCACTATATCTTTTCTTAACCTCTCCACTTGaagttcaacagcattaccatcgccgAATCCCCTACTATTAAAATCCTGGCGTTACAGTTAACCAGAAGTTTAATTGGACTAGCtgtataagtactgtggctacaaggaataggtcagaagctgagaattCTGCAACGAGTAACCCATTTCCTGATTCCCTAGTCTGAGAAAATGTCTTCTTTGGATCATTTCCCCAGCAGTGAACATGCTTAAACACTGGCCTCAAGGGAACAGCTAGCTTTAAGAAGCTAATGGACACAATAGTGATATAAACTGCTTCCTCTGATACACAGTAACCTTACAATTCaagccaggctgttcaggggtgacggaaggaaacacttcttcacacaaaggggaggggaacctggaaatctctccccttttcctgtgtcgcaggctcaaggggcagaagAGCCCCATACAATTTATTGGTGAATCCAGAATCATAGAGCACTAAGGGAAGCCATTTGGTTTATCTAGTCTTTCTGAAAGAGTGATCCAATGGGACCCACTGCCCCCCTTCTCTTTCCCACATAGTCCTGAAGAtttctccccttcaagtattcatccaattcccATTTTGAATTCCATGaccctttactctgtatctaaccccgtgctgtacctatcctaggagtgtttgatggggacagtgtagagggagctttactgtatctaaccccgtgctgtacctgtcctgggagtgtttgatggggacagtgtagagggacctttactctgtttctaaccccgtgctttgcctgaactgggagtgtttgatgtggacggtgtagagggagctttactctgtatctaaccctgtgctgtacctgtcctgggagtgtttgatggggacagtgtagagggagctttactctgtatctaaccccgtgctgtacctgtcctgggagtgtttgatggggacacaaAGTGGAAAATGGCCCATTCTGAATACTGAAATACACAAAAAAGATTAGCCAgcagaaagcagagacaaaaaACGCAGGGAAGCGAAACTCATTTTATTCATACTGCATGTTTgaaactttatttaaaaaagatcTATTTGTAAATAAGTGATTATAGGAGTAGTTCGATAAAATAATATGGTGTATAACTTAAAATGACTACAAAACTAGAAAAACAGGGATTCAGATTAATTTGTctcaaatatatattaaaaactcCTGTCTTTCAACATGCTATTCAACATCTAACCAAGTGTTGTTTGAGAAAATGATCATCTCGTTTTCATTGTCAGGAAATAACATTGCAGACTGCAGGAGCAAGAcaagacaaaatcctggatcagatacctggggtatgggtcccccacacactaatTCGCATTGGGCTTTGGGTCACAcaggggtacgggacccacacacactgactctcactggggtacgggacccatgcacactgactttcactgggctacaggttccacacatcctaactctcactggggtacgggtcccacacatactgtctctcacttgggtacgggtcccccacacactgactctcactggggtacgggttccacacacgctgactctcactggggtacgggttccacacacactgactctcactgaggtacgggtcccacacacattgactctcactggggtacgggttccacacacactgactctcactggggtacgggtcccacacatactgactctcactggggtacaggtcccacacacactgactctcactggggtccgggttccacacacactgactctcactggggtacgggtcccacacacactgactctcactggggtacgggttccacacactctgactctcactggggtacgggtcacacacactgactctcactggggtacgggtcccacatacactgattcACACTGGCGTACGGTGTATGATTCCCAGTGCAGGAAAGTTCACCTTTTTGGCAAAACCATGGAAACGAAGAAAATGACGATGTAGGAGAGCgcaagaatagaaaaacaatctTTGGTTAAAAGTTCCCGAGCAGAAGATTGTGCAAAGCAGGAGGCCCGAACCAGCTGGTTGCTTCTCAGTCAAAATGCAGAGTGCACATGGTATATAAAGCCACGTCCGACTAGGAACATGTAATAAATCATGGGGATAAGGTCCGAAAACGTCCAGATCCCTCTCCAGAACCTTTCGCCCACTTTCCCCCCTCACTTCTCCCAGTTTCACAATCCCTctcacttccccaccccccctttttCCGCACTCACTGATGTGATTCTGCACAACCTGGAGTGTGATAGATGGATGGccatgtagtggtaatgtcattgaactagtaacccagaggacAAGGCTTATGTCACGGGTGCAAAACCCACCGtgctggcggaatttaaattcaattaataaatctggaattgaaagcctgtctcaataatggtgaccatgacaacgatcatcggttgttgtaaaaacccatctggttcaccgaagtcctctagggaaggaaatctgccgtccttacccggtctggcctacatgtgactccagagccattcagctgtaggcagctcaccaccaactgcTCAAGGGGAATTTGGGGATGGGGAATACATTCTTGACTTCGTCAATGATACCCAAATCCTGGGAATTTATATTCtttttgacaaaaaaaaattaaacaggaGGCTGTAAACAAAGCAGAATGGGGATTATGTTCTATATTGTAATGTGGAAGGAATCTTGAAGCCATTGGTCACGGGAGTTCTGAGTGTGGGGGACTTTCAGGCTGTTGCGCGCCGCCTCATCCTTGGAGCGATCCAGACCGGCCTGGTCCACCTCATACTCTTCCTCGTCGTCATAGTAAGCGTTCTCCGCAGCGAAGGAGTGCATGGACGAGGTCATGTCCTGGTACAGGCCCTTGTACTCCTGAATGGACTCGTACAGTGACCACAGCTGGCAGAGAAGGGACATGTCCAGCTGTCGCAGGCCCACCTGAGGAGAAGGAGAGATAAGGAGGGGAGCGGTGTCAGTTAAACATGGTACCCTGGTGCCATCCCGAGCTACAAAGCCCTCTGGGGTAACCCAGCTTCCATTGCTGCCCTGTACTTCTTGAGCTAATCTCAGTGCCTAGTCCAATGATATGGTCTACAGCTAATGTTTGAATCTTTAGGGAGGGAGAATCGGTCAAATTGATCGCTGTCTAGAGACCCCAAGgttagggggagaggggggaatcagccagggttcctgttgaTCACTGTCTAGAGACCCCAGGGTAAGgggggaatcagccagggttcctgttgaTCACTGTCTAGAGACCCCAGGGTTAGGCGAAAAGGGGGGGaattagccagggttcctgcCCCAGATCACTGTCTGGAGACCCcagggttagggagagaggggggaatcagccagggttcctgctgatCACTGCCCAGAGACCCCAGGATGAGGGgagaatcagccagggttcctgctgatcactgtccagagaccccagggtgagggggagaggggggggaatcagccagggttcctgcccctgatcactgtcTAGAGACCCCAGGgttagggggagagggaagaatcagccagggttcctgctgacCACTGTCTGGAGACCCTAGGGTTAGGGAGAAGGGCAGCTGCTGAGCTGGGCAGAATCAGTCTGGATTCCTGCTCCGTCAAACCCCCACCCATTTAAAAGCACAGATTAAACTCAGAACAGGAGAACGCGATGTGcacaccactgccccccccccccccccccccccccccacccccgccgtcgAACAGTTCACAGCCCGGACCCGCTTGCAAAGAGTGAGTAAGGGTGGTAAGGGGCAGCAACCCGCAATCGCGGGTCAGTCCCTTTAGCggcatgggaacaggaggaggccgttcagcccctcgaggcAGTTCCTCTACTGAGAGGAaggtggggagaggaaggggagagggcTGCCCTGGCTAATGAATAAAAGAACCCTGCGGCCTGCCAGGTTTTActcagaggaagaggagggagtgggatgggggcattaaaaacaaaaaaactgcagatgctggaaatccaaaacaaaaacagaattacctggaaaaactcagcaggtctggcagcatcggcggagaagaaaagagttgacgtttcgagtcctcatgacccttcgacagaacttgagttcgagtccaggaaagagctgaaatataagctggtttaaggtgtgtgtgtggggggcggagagatagagagacagagaggtggaggggggggtgtggttgtaggaacaaacaagcagtgatagaagcagatcatcaaaagatgtcaacgacaatagtacaatagaacaaaaacagaactcaagttctgtcgaagggtcatgaggactcgaaacgtcaactcttttcttctccgccgatgctgccagacctgctgagtttttccaggtaattctgtttttgttctattgtactattgtcgttgacatcttttgatgatctgcttctatcactgcttgtttgttcctacaaccacaccaaccccctccacctctctgtctctctatctctccgccccccacacacacaccttaaaccagcttatatttcagctctttcctggactcgaactcaagttctgtcgaagggtcatgaggactcgaaacgtcaactcttttcttctccgccgatgctgccagacctgctgagtttttccaggtaattctgtttttgtttgggatggGGGCATTGTTCAGTATAACAATGCCTGCCTGCAGCTGGCTGCTAAAAGAGTTATTCAAAATGTCCCCGTGAAACGGATACCAGCACAGCCTGAGTAAACAGGAACAGCTGTGGCTGGAGGCCCTCTTGTCTGCCGGGCTCCAAACTCCACCCTCCATacttccaccacaagctgctgaaTCCCAAAGAGACAGACAAGGAGGCTCGTTCAGGCGCAGCACCAGTCAGAAAGTGGGAGGTCAAATCGCACACAAGGCCGAGACTGGCACAGGCTCTTCAAGAGTACTCACTGTGCTTATCTTGGTTCCAGGCCTAAGGTTGGCCTCACATATTCGTGTACAGGTTTGTTTGTGCATTATTGCGATCTAGTcgcccctaccccagtgagagtcagtgcgtgtgggtcccgtaccccagtgagagtcagtgcgtgtgggacccgtaccccagtgagagtcagtgcgtgtgggacccgtaccccagtgagagtcagtgcgtgtgggtcccgtaccccagtgagagtcagtgtgtgtgggacccgtaccccagtgagagtcagtgcgtgtgggtcccgtaccccagtgagagtcagtgtgtgtgggacacgtaccccagtgagagtcagtgtgtgtgggacccgtaccccagtgagagtcagtgcgtgtgggacccgtaccccagtgagagtcagtgtgtgtgagacccgtaccccagtgagagtcagtgcgtgtgggacccgtaccccagtgagagtcagtgcgtgtgggtcccgtaccccagtgagagtcagtgtgtgtgggacccgtaccccagtgagagtgtgtgtgggcgcataccccagtgagagtcagtgtgtgtgggacccgtaccccagtgagagtcagtgtatgtgggacccgtaccccagtgagagtcagtgtgtgtgagatctgtaccccagtgagattcattgtgtgtgggacccataccccggtgagagtcagtgtgtgtgggacccgtaccccagtgagagtcagtgcgtgtgggacccgtaccccagtgagagtcagtgtgtgtgagatccataccccagtgagagtcagtgtgtgtgggacccgtaccccagggagagtcagtgtgtttgtgaacCTCTCAACCAACTTCACTTAAAAACAGGTTTGCTGGCCTGTGGGAACATGTGTACATGATGCCTACCGTACCAACAGAAAACTGATCACCAGATCCAAGCTGGCGCTCCCAGTGCCTTAGTGAGGGAGTGCTTCCTCGTCGTAGGGCCCTACTTAAAGGTCTGTCCTCTCAGCTTGGTTTACAAAGTCCCATGGCCACTAAGCTGAAAAAAAAGCTGTGAGGCAGTTCTCCCCGATGTCCTGGGGCCAACATGTCCCCTtcagccaacatcaccaaaaatagACAAATAagtcattatcccattgctgttcgcgggagcttgctgtgcgatCATTGGCTGccgcttttcctacattacaacagtgactgcgcttCAAAAGCACGTCATTGGCTGGAAAacactttgggacgtcctgaggcgGTGacaggcgctatagaaatgcaactcTTTCTCACAGTGACAGAAGTAATTTGTGGTCTGCGAGGGTCTCTGGGCTGTTGCCGGATCGCTATCCAAACAGGTTTCTTCCCTCAAGAAGTGGTAAAATCATGAGACCGAGGGGGTTGGCTTGGTTTTCCACCTTGGACATGGGAACGTACGaaccaggagcagcagtaggccatttggcccctcgagcctgctccaccattcaataagatcatggctgatatggttgtgatctcaacttcactttcctgtctgctccccaagacccttgactcccttgtcgatcaaaaaatctgcctaactcagccttgaatatattcaatgacccagcctccactgctcaccggggaggagaattccacagactaactaccctctcagagaaaaattcctcctcgtctctgtcttaaacagtagacctcttattcttaaactgtgtcccctggttctagcctCCCCGACAAGGGGAAACTCCTTTCagcctccaccctgtcaagccctctcaggattttatatgttgcaataagatcacctctcatccttctaaactccaataggtataggcccaacctctccaacctttcctcataagaaaggcccctcatcccaggaacgagtgagtgaaccttctctgaactgcttctaacgcaaataaggagatcaaaactgtacacagtactccagatgtggtctcaccaaggccctgtacagctacagtaaaacctccctacttttatattcttgcAATAaaagacaacattccatttgcc
This window encodes:
- the fam89b gene encoding protein FAM89A, which translates into the protein MNGLQGEVPDSLASGIEGLPPLPKGLSGILNSSGGSWRDVERVYAKKTMIQDELSRPRLATERLLKNKPANLDAALAVLRKEMVGLRQLDMSLLCQLWSLYESIQEYKGLYQDMTSSMHSFAAENAYYDDEEEYEVDQAGLDRSKDEAARNSLKVPHTQNSRDQWLQDSFHITI